The Colias croceus chromosome 23, ilColCroc2.1 genome window below encodes:
- the LOC123702505 gene encoding RNA-binding protein Musashi homolog Rbp6 isoform X1 translates to MLFENPNAKLFPAFNIPPPVRLSGALGGLEMVDGELAAHVLSAQAAAHAAATAAAHQQQQQMAVQQIKTSPSSGRSSPVPNNAGSTSPSPSKLFVGGLSWQTSSEKLREYFAMFGAVTDVLIMKDPVTQRSRGFGFITFQEAASVDKVLAVPVHTLDGKRIDPKHATPKSAPKPAKTKKIFVGGVGQDTSAEEVRAYFSQFGLVEDAVMLMDQQTKRHRGFGFVTFHSEEAVERVCDIHFHTIKNKKVECKRAQPKEAVAGAGLALAKRLVLRPGRGLVYGGGVPAYRYAPYALPAALPPAPAPAPALPQFGAAYSLAGVDMSSFQGVDWSAVYGVPMYI, encoded by the exons CGGTGCGCTTGGCGGTCTGGAGATGGTGGACGGAGAGTTAGCGGCGCACGTTTTGAGTGCGCAGGCTGCCGCACATGCCGCAGCCACCGCTGCCGCGCATCAGCAGCAGCAGCAAATGGCAGTGCAACAGATCA AAACGTCTCCCTCATCAGGCCGCTCATCACCAGTACCAAACAATGCAGGCAGCACATCCCCGTCACCGAGCAAGCTGTTTGTCGGAGGCCTCAGCTGGCAGACGAGCTCGGAGAAGCTGAGAGAGTACTTTGCTATGTTTGGCGCGGTGACGGACGTGCTGATCATGAAGGATCCTGTGACACAG CGCTCGCGCGGCTTCGGCTTCATCACGTTCCAGGAGGCCGCGTCCGTGGACAAGGTGCTGGCGGTGCCCGTGCACACGCTGGACGGCAAGCGCATCGACCCCAAGCACGCGACGCCCAAGTCGGCGCCCAAGCCGGCCAAGACGAAGAAGATATTCGTCGGCGGCGTCGGCCAGGACACGTCCGCCGAGGAGGTGCGCGCCTACTTCTCGCAGTTCGGCCTCGTCGAGGACGCCGTCATGCTCATGGACCAGCAGACGAAACGCCACCGGGGCTTCGGCTTCGTCACGTTCCACTCGGAGGAGGCTGTCGAACGCGTGTGCGATATCCACTTCCACACGATCAAGAACAAGAAGGTGGAGTGCAAGCGCGCGCAGCCCAAGGAGGCGGTGGCGGGCGCGGGGCTGGCGCTGGCCAAGCGGCTGGTGCTGCGGCCCGGGCGCGGGCTGGTGTACGGCGGCGGCGTGCCGGCCTACCGCTACGCGCCGTACGCGCTGCCGGCCGCGCTgccgcccgcgcccgcgcccgcgcccgcgcTGCCGCAGTTCGGCGCCGCCTACTCGCTGGCCGGCGTCGACATGTCCTCCTTCCAGGGCGTCGACTGGAGCGCCGTGTACGGCGTGCCCATGTACATCTAG
- the LOC123702505 gene encoding RNA-binding protein Musashi homolog Rbp6 isoform X2, with amino-acid sequence MLMDQQTKRHRGFGFVTFHSEEAVERVCDIHFHTIKNKKVECKRAQPKEAVAGAGLALAKRLVLRPGRGLVYGGGVPAYRYAPYALPAALPPAPAPAPALPQFGAAYSLAGVDMSSFQGVDWSAVYGVPMYI; translated from the coding sequence ATGCTCATGGACCAGCAGACGAAACGCCACCGGGGCTTCGGCTTCGTCACGTTCCACTCGGAGGAGGCTGTCGAACGCGTGTGCGATATCCACTTCCACACGATCAAGAACAAGAAGGTGGAGTGCAAGCGCGCGCAGCCCAAGGAGGCGGTGGCGGGCGCGGGGCTGGCGCTGGCCAAGCGGCTGGTGCTGCGGCCCGGGCGCGGGCTGGTGTACGGCGGCGGCGTGCCGGCCTACCGCTACGCGCCGTACGCGCTGCCGGCCGCGCTgccgcccgcgcccgcgcccgcgcccgcgcTGCCGCAGTTCGGCGCCGCCTACTCGCTGGCCGGCGTCGACATGTCCTCCTTCCAGGGCGTCGACTGGAGCGCCGTGTACGGCGTGCCCATGTACATCTAG